From Pseudomonas vanderleydeniana, the proteins below share one genomic window:
- a CDS encoding DUF3299 domain-containing protein codes for MSRALLALLLLVALPTWAKDAIRELVWQEMIPPDAPEEKPDMRPLHDLSQLGNMDPEAAPAAKQALPNAPVVKALDGQHVRLPGYIVPLEVSEEGRTTEFLLVPYFGACIHVPPPPSNQIVHVTSELGVKLDELYQPYWIEGVLQVKPSTSELADAGYGMEAQKIYVYELPD; via the coding sequence TTGTCCCGCGCCCTGCTGGCCCTGCTGTTGCTGGTGGCGTTGCCCACCTGGGCCAAGGACGCCATCCGTGAATTGGTCTGGCAGGAAATGATCCCGCCGGACGCCCCGGAGGAAAAACCCGACATGCGTCCGCTGCACGACCTGTCGCAGCTGGGCAACATGGATCCCGAGGCGGCCCCGGCGGCCAAGCAGGCCCTGCCCAACGCGCCGGTGGTCAAGGCCCTGGATGGCCAGCACGTGCGCCTGCCGGGCTACATCGTGCCGCTGGAGGTGAGCGAGGAAGGCCGGACCACGGAGTTCCTGCTGGTACCGTACTTCGGCGCCTGCATCCATGTGCCGCCACCACCGTCGAACCAGATCGTGCACGTGACCAGCGAGCTGGGAGTCAAGCTCGACGAGTTGTACCAGCCGTACTGGATCGAGGGTGTGCTGCAGGTCAAGCCGAGCACCAGCGAGCTGGCGGATGCCGGGTACGGCATGGAAGCGCAGAAGATCTATGTGTACGAGTTGCCGGATTGA